A DNA window from Iodobacter ciconiae contains the following coding sequences:
- the rpsB gene encoding 30S ribosomal protein S2, translated as MSVSMRDMLEAGVHFGHQTRYWHPKMGQYIFGARNKIHIINLEKTLPLFEDAVKYARRIAANKGTVLFVGTKRQAREIVAEEAARCGMPFVDHRWLGGMLTNYKTVKQSIKRLEELQVIVANENSGYGKKELLDMNREVEKLNRSLGGIKDMKGLPDVIFVIDTGYQKGTLVEAKKLGIPVIGVVDTNNNPEGIDFVIPGNDDSSRAIRLYAQGMADAVLEGKNQSAQELIEAAAVAAAQ; from the coding sequence ATGTCCGTTAGCATGCGCGATATGCTTGAAGCCGGTGTCCACTTTGGTCACCAAACTCGTTACTGGCACCCAAAGATGGGTCAATATATTTTTGGCGCACGTAACAAGATTCATATTATCAACCTCGAAAAAACACTGCCACTGTTTGAAGATGCTGTTAAATACGCCCGCCGTATTGCTGCAAACAAAGGGACTGTTCTGTTCGTAGGTACTAAGCGCCAGGCTCGTGAAATCGTTGCTGAAGAAGCAGCGCGTTGCGGCATGCCTTTCGTTGATCACCGCTGGTTAGGCGGTATGCTGACTAACTATAAAACAGTGAAGCAGTCGATCAAACGTCTGGAAGAGTTACAAGTTATCGTTGCTAATGAAAACAGCGGCTACGGTAAGAAAGAATTGCTGGATATGAATCGTGAAGTTGAAAAACTCAATCGTAGCCTGGGCGGTATCAAGGATATGAAGGGTCTGCCTGATGTGATTTTCGTGATCGACACAGGCTACCAAAAGGGTACTTTGGTTGAAGCTAAGAAACTGGGTATCCCGGTTATCGGTGTGGTTGATACCAACAATAATCCTGAAGGTATTGATTTCGTTATTCCTGGTAACGACGATTCAAGTCGCGCAATTCGTTTGTATGCTCAAGGTATGGCTGATGCCGTGCTTGAAGGTAAAAACCAATCAGCACAAGAACTTATCGAAGCAGCTGCTGTAGCCGCTGCACAGTAA
- the tsf gene encoding translation elongation factor Ts: MAEITAKMVAQLRELTGLGMMECKKALVEADGDIKKAEEVMRIKSGNKASKLAGRTAAEGIIAAFISDDKKIGAVLEVNCETDFLAKDEGFIAFAKLAAQAVADANPADVDALAQVVVNGKTVEEIRKDAVAKLGENVTLRRFARFETAGQVAAYLHGNKLGVLLDIAGGDEQLAKQIAMHIAATKPKSLDASGVPAELIETERRVATERAKEAGKPEAMLEKIVEGTVQKYLKDVVLLSQSFVMDDKVTIEQLLKANSATVNAFNLFVVGEGIEKAVVDYAAEVAAAAKI; this comes from the coding sequence ATGGCGGAAATTACCGCGAAGATGGTTGCCCAGCTGCGCGAGCTGACTGGCCTTGGCATGATGGAATGTAAAAAAGCTTTGGTTGAAGCCGATGGCGATATCAAAAAAGCTGAAGAAGTAATGCGAATCAAGTCTGGTAACAAAGCGTCCAAATTAGCAGGTCGTACTGCTGCCGAAGGGATTATTGCTGCATTTATCTCTGATGATAAGAAAATCGGTGCGGTGCTTGAAGTGAACTGTGAAACAGACTTCTTAGCAAAAGATGAAGGCTTTATCGCATTTGCCAAGCTGGCAGCTCAAGCCGTTGCTGATGCAAACCCGGCTGATGTAGATGCGCTGGCGCAAGTTGTTGTTAATGGCAAAACAGTTGAAGAAATCCGTAAAGATGCAGTAGCTAAGCTAGGCGAAAACGTCACGCTGCGCCGCTTTGCACGCTTTGAAACAGCGGGTCAGGTTGCAGCTTACCTGCACGGCAACAAGCTGGGCGTTCTGCTGGATATCGCAGGTGGTGATGAGCAATTGGCTAAGCAAATTGCGATGCACATTGCGGCGACCAAGCCTAAGTCTCTTGATGCAAGCGGCGTACCTGCTGAGCTGATTGAAACCGAGCGCCGTGTTGCTACCGAGCGCGCCAAGGAGGCGGGCAAGCCAGAAGCAATGCTGGAGAAGATCGTCGAAGGTACAGTACAAAAGTACCTGAAAGATGTTGTGTTGCTGAGCCAGTCATTTGTGATGGATGACAAGGTAACGATCGAGCAACTACTGAAAGCCAACTCTGCAACAGTAAACGCATTTAATCTGTTTGTTGTAGGCGAAGGCATTGAAAAAGCAGTGGTTGATTACGCTGCTGAAGTGGCTGCTGCTGCAAAGATTTAA
- the pyrH gene encoding UMP kinase: MSQAPKYKRILLKLSGEALMGEDSYGINRVTIDRIVGEIKAVLDLGVQVGVVIGGGNIFRGVAPAAAGMDRATADYMGMLATVMNALALQDAMKRAGIVSRVQSALTIQQVAEPYVRGKAIRYLEENKVVIFGAGTGNPFFTTDTAAALRGMEMGADIVLKATKVDGVYTDDPKKNPDAVRYQTLTFDEAIGRNLKVMDATAFALCRDQNMNLSVFSIFKAGALKRVVLGEDEGTLVHC; the protein is encoded by the coding sequence ATGAGCCAAGCACCCAAATATAAACGCATTTTGCTGAAACTCTCCGGCGAAGCCCTTATGGGTGAGGATAGCTATGGTATCAATCGTGTCACCATTGATCGTATTGTTGGTGAAATCAAAGCTGTACTAGATTTGGGTGTGCAAGTTGGTGTGGTGATCGGTGGTGGTAATATTTTTCGCGGCGTGGCACCTGCAGCAGCAGGAATGGATCGCGCAACAGCAGATTATATGGGCATGCTGGCAACAGTCATGAATGCACTGGCTTTGCAAGATGCAATGAAGCGGGCAGGGATTGTGAGCCGTGTTCAATCTGCATTAACCATTCAGCAAGTAGCCGAGCCTTATGTGCGGGGCAAAGCGATTCGTTACCTTGAAGAAAATAAAGTTGTGATTTTTGGCGCAGGAACAGGCAATCCTTTCTTTACCACAGATACTGCTGCAGCTTTACGCGGCATGGAAATGGGCGCTGATATTGTACTGAAAGCCACCAAGGTTGATGGTGTTTACACCGACGATCCAAAGAAAAATCCAGATGCTGTACGTTATCAAACCCTGACTTTTGATGAGGCTATTGGCCGCAATCTGAAAGTGATGGATGCCACTGCGTTCGCGCTCTGCCGTGATCAGAATATGAATTTAAGTGTCTTTAGTATTTTCAAGGCAGGCGCACTAAAGCGCGTAGTTCTTGGGGAAGATGAAGGGACACTGGTACACTGTTAA
- the frr gene encoding ribosome recycling factor translates to MIAEIKSNTDTKMQKSVEALRVNLAKVRTGRAHVGLLDHINVDYYGAPTAINQVANVTLIDSRTIGVQAWEKTMISKIEKAIRDGDLGLNPSTNGDVIRVPMPALTEERRKDLTKVVRNEADDAKVAVRNIRRDANEQLKRLVKDKDISEDDERRAAEDVQKLTDKYVIEIDKLLAEKEKELMTM, encoded by the coding sequence ATGATTGCAGAAATTAAAAGCAATACCGATACAAAAATGCAAAAATCAGTTGAAGCTTTGCGTGTTAATTTGGCAAAGGTTCGTACTGGTCGCGCGCACGTTGGTTTGTTGGATCACATCAATGTGGACTATTACGGTGCACCTACCGCAATTAATCAGGTTGCTAATGTGACTTTGATTGATTCACGCACAATTGGTGTTCAGGCTTGGGAAAAAACAATGATTTCCAAGATTGAAAAAGCAATTCGTGATGGTGATTTAGGTTTGAATCCATCAACAAATGGTGATGTGATTCGTGTGCCGATGCCGGCATTAACTGAAGAGCGCCGTAAAGATTTAACAAAAGTTGTTCGTAATGAAGCAGATGATGCTAAGGTCGCCGTGCGTAATATTCGCCGCGATGCAAATGAGCAATTAAAGCGCTTGGTAAAAGATAAAGATATTTCTGAAGATGATGAGCGCCGTGCAGCTGAGGATGTTCAGAAATTAACAGATAAATATGTAATTGAAATTGATAAGTTGTTGGCAGAAAAAGAAAAAGAATTGATGACAATGTAA
- a CDS encoding isoprenyl transferase, whose amino-acid sequence MFSSSTKEIPQDIAAVPRHIAVIMDGNGRWAKKRMMPRIFGHKRGVEALRDTVRACDALGVEYLTVFAFSNENWRRPQDEVSFLMGLFLKVLSGEVHRMHEKNIRLKIVGNREHFGPELVTLIDAAEEKTAKNTGLTLSIAADYGGRWDVIHATRTMLAEHPELSTCFTEDDLSPYLAMAYAPEPDLFIRTGGEQRISNFLLWQLAYTELYFSDRLWPDFDRQALEEAVDWYQGRERRFGRISEQLQSPC is encoded by the coding sequence ATATTCAGTAGCTCAACTAAAGAAATACCGCAGGACATTGCAGCTGTTCCCCGTCATATTGCCGTGATTATGGATGGCAATGGCCGTTGGGCAAAAAAACGCATGATGCCACGTATATTTGGTCATAAGCGTGGTGTGGAGGCTTTGCGTGATACGGTGAGAGCTTGTGATGCGCTTGGTGTTGAATATCTGACTGTATTTGCATTTAGTAATGAAAACTGGCGTCGCCCCCAAGATGAAGTCTCTTTTTTAATGGGGCTCTTTCTTAAAGTGCTAAGCGGTGAAGTGCATCGCATGCACGAAAAAAATATTCGTTTAAAAATTGTGGGTAATCGTGAGCATTTTGGCCCCGAATTAGTCACACTCATTGACGCCGCCGAAGAAAAAACAGCCAAAAACACGGGTTTAACCCTGTCTATTGCTGCAGATTACGGCGGGCGCTGGGATGTTATTCATGCTACGCGCACCATGCTGGCAGAGCACCCAGAGTTAAGCACCTGCTTTACCGAAGATGATTTATCCCCTTATCTGGCCATGGCTTATGCGCCGGAGCCTGATTTATTTATCAGAACGGGAGGGGAGCAGCGTATCAGCAACTTTTTGCTATGGCAGCTTGCTTATACCGAGCTCTATTTTAGCGACAGGCTCTGGCCTGATTTTGATCGTCAGGCACTGGAAGAAGCGGTTGACTGGTATCAGGGGCGTGAACGACGCTTTGGCCGAATTAGCGAGCAGCTTCAGTCACCATGCTAA
- a CDS encoding phosphatidate cytidylyltransferase: MLKMRIITALLLLPVVLAAIFYLPQMGSSGALAWIAFCGLIMVAASWEWQRLSGMQGVIAKIYPLLTAVVFTLLSQLIYAPSALLGLMLGASVFWLIVTPCWLSKKWKLANAANLNVLLGWALLLPAGLALVVLRTAGPWALLAVLAIAWVADSAAYFFGKAFGKHKLAPLISPGKSWEGAAGGLLGVLVYAFFLPKNLFFHGELLSLGVWLAIAAVLTAVSVMGDLLESLFKRQIGMKDSSRLLPGHGGVLDRVDSLLAILPVAAAIYLSSLLF, from the coding sequence ATGCTAAAAATGCGTATTATCACCGCCCTTTTGCTGCTACCTGTTGTGCTAGCAGCTATTTTTTATCTGCCTCAAATGGGTTCATCTGGTGCCCTGGCATGGATCGCTTTTTGCGGGCTGATTATGGTGGCGGCCTCATGGGAATGGCAACGTTTATCAGGAATGCAAGGGGTCATTGCTAAAATCTACCCGCTTTTAACCGCAGTGGTTTTTACTTTGCTAAGCCAGCTGATTTACGCCCCTTCGGCGTTATTGGGGTTGATGCTGGGAGCAAGTGTATTCTGGTTGATTGTTACGCCATGCTGGCTATCTAAAAAATGGAAGCTGGCTAATGCGGCAAACCTGAATGTTTTGCTAGGCTGGGCCCTATTACTACCTGCAGGCCTTGCTTTGGTTGTACTGCGTACGGCTGGTCCCTGGGCTTTACTGGCGGTGCTGGCCATTGCCTGGGTTGCCGATTCTGCGGCATATTTTTTTGGTAAAGCTTTTGGTAAACACAAGCTTGCGCCCTTAATTAGCCCCGGTAAAAGCTGGGAAGGTGCTGCAGGCGGATTGCTTGGCGTATTGGTTTATGCCTTTTTTCTTCCTAAAAATTTGTTTTTTCATGGCGAATTATTATCACTTGGCGTATGGCTTGCCATTGCTGCAGTATTAACAGCGGTGAGTGTTATGGGAGACTTGCTGGAATCCCTGTTTAAGCGTCAGATAGGAATGAAAGACAGTAGTCGTCTATTGCCCGGGCATGGTGGCGTGCTCGACAGAGTTGATAGCTTATTAGCCATTTTGCCTGTGGCCGCTGCAATCTACCTCAGCTCCTTGTTATTCTAA
- the ispC gene encoding 1-deoxy-D-xylulose-5-phosphate reductoisomerase, with protein sequence MSSMQKITILGSTGSIGVNTLDVIARHPDRYQVFALTGASQLDKLARQCMQFRPRFAVVLDAVSARTLSGLLKELGSDTEVLYGVAALSEVSTAAEVDAVMAAIVGAAGMQPTLDAARAGKRVLLANKETLVLAGSLFMDAVRESGAVLLPIDSEHNAIFQVLPRSYRENPCVIPLQDAGVKRILLTASGGPFRTMAQEKLHHVSPEQACKHPNWSMGRKISVDSASLMNKGLEVIEARWLFDAPEKNDIAVVVHPQSVVHSMVEYMDGSVLAQLGNPDMRTPIAYGMAYPERIDAGVKSLDFFSVGRLDFESPDLQRFPCLQLAFDALAMAGAAPAILNAANEIAVEGFLNGMLRFTDIPRLIDAVLGECTHRASAESLEALLGADQMARAAARQWLQSHALC encoded by the coding sequence ATGTCCTCTATGCAAAAAATCACCATCTTGGGTTCAACTGGCAGCATTGGCGTAAATACGCTGGATGTGATTGCACGGCACCCTGATCGTTATCAAGTCTTTGCGCTAACCGGAGCAAGTCAATTAGATAAGCTTGCACGGCAGTGTATGCAGTTTAGGCCGCGCTTTGCCGTTGTTTTGGATGCGGTTTCTGCCCGGACATTATCTGGCCTTTTGAAAGAGCTTGGCTCGGACACCGAGGTGTTATACGGCGTGGCTGCATTAAGTGAAGTTTCTACTGCAGCTGAAGTGGATGCCGTTATGGCTGCCATTGTAGGTGCTGCAGGAATGCAGCCTACTCTGGATGCTGCGCGTGCAGGCAAGCGGGTTTTACTGGCTAATAAAGAAACGCTTGTACTGGCTGGCTCCTTATTTATGGATGCGGTACGTGAATCCGGAGCTGTGTTACTGCCGATTGATAGCGAACACAATGCCATTTTTCAGGTTTTGCCGCGCAGCTATCGCGAAAACCCCTGCGTAATCCCTTTGCAGGATGCAGGTGTTAAGCGCATTTTATTAACCGCCTCGGGCGGCCCGTTTCGCACCATGGCGCAGGAAAAGTTGCATCATGTTTCGCCGGAGCAGGCCTGTAAGCATCCCAATTGGTCTATGGGCCGGAAGATCTCTGTAGATTCGGCATCGCTGATGAACAAAGGTCTGGAAGTTATCGAGGCGCGCTGGTTATTTGATGCGCCGGAGAAAAATGATATTGCCGTGGTCGTGCATCCCCAGAGCGTTGTGCATTCCATGGTTGAGTATATGGATGGCTCCGTGCTCGCTCAGCTGGGTAACCCGGATATGCGTACACCGATTGCCTATGGGATGGCTTATCCGGAACGAATTGATGCCGGTGTAAAATCACTTGATTTCTTTAGTGTAGGGCGTCTGGATTTTGAATCGCCTGATTTGCAGCGTTTTCCTTGTCTGCAGCTGGCTTTTGATGCGCTCGCAATGGCTGGCGCGGCTCCGGCTATTTTGAATGCTGCCAATGAAATTGCTGTTGAGGGCTTTTTAAATGGAATGCTACGTTTTACCGATATCCCTCGCTTAATAGACGCCGTGCTGGGTGAGTGCACTCATCGGGCATCTGCAGAGTCTCTGGAGGCCTTGCTAGGTGCCGATCAAATGGCGCGTGCTGCTGCACGCCAATGGTTGCAGAGTCATGCTTTATGCTGA
- the rseP gene encoding RIP metalloprotease RseP, with translation MLTSLLAFIVAIGVLVSIHEYGHYKVAKGCGVKVLVFSIGFGKPLWQWQRGETLWQIGAIPLGGYVSMLDERAGEPIEAADLPRAFNRRPPLAKMAIVIAGPLANFLLAILLYWGLSLSGVEALRPVISFVSSGSVAEKSGIRQGDEVISVGGVPISGWDELQLSLLEKSGGAVTVPLQLRSNTGSDRSISLDLTHLKRDEIDQQLLSRLGMSPVPLSLRIAQITPGSAAARAGVRAGDQLMMINGERLHGWQDVQSHIASSASQPLLLSLQRQGQVIEHTVIPDAVVENGLKIGKLGFAPEVDMHAWQQQRFMQDFGPLEGLQYALEKTWQGSRLTLVMFWKMLTGVVSIKQVSGPITIATFAGESARLGLSTFLEYLCVISISLGVLNLLPLPVLDGGHLMYHTVEFLTGRRLPPGAEAFGQQIGIILLLGLMSLALYNDIHRLFLG, from the coding sequence ATGCTGACGTCCCTGCTGGCATTTATTGTTGCAATCGGCGTGCTGGTATCGATTCATGAATACGGGCATTACAAGGTGGCAAAAGGCTGCGGCGTCAAAGTGCTGGTTTTTTCTATCGGTTTTGGTAAACCGCTCTGGCAGTGGCAGCGTGGTGAAACCCTTTGGCAAATTGGCGCGATTCCATTGGGTGGCTATGTCAGTATGCTTGACGAGCGGGCGGGTGAGCCGATTGAGGCTGCCGATTTGCCTCGTGCCTTTAATCGTCGCCCCCCTCTGGCCAAAATGGCCATTGTGATTGCAGGGCCGCTGGCCAATTTTTTGCTTGCAATCTTGTTGTACTGGGGATTGTCTTTGTCCGGGGTTGAGGCATTGCGCCCCGTTATCTCCTTTGTCAGCTCAGGGTCTGTGGCAGAAAAATCGGGAATCCGGCAGGGGGATGAGGTTATTTCCGTAGGCGGAGTGCCGATTTCTGGCTGGGATGAACTGCAATTGAGCCTGCTGGAGAAAAGCGGCGGTGCGGTAACAGTACCCTTGCAGCTTCGATCAAATACTGGTTCGGATCGCTCGATTTCCCTTGATCTTACTCACCTTAAGCGTGATGAAATTGATCAGCAGCTGCTATCCCGTCTTGGTATGTCGCCTGTTCCCCTGAGTTTGCGAATTGCTCAGATTACCCCTGGCAGTGCCGCTGCCCGTGCAGGTGTTCGGGCGGGGGATCAGCTTATGATGATCAACGGCGAGCGTTTGCATGGCTGGCAGGATGTGCAAAGCCATATTGCTTCTTCAGCGTCCCAGCCGCTTCTTTTAAGTTTGCAGCGCCAGGGGCAAGTCATTGAACACACAGTCATTCCTGATGCTGTTGTAGAAAATGGTCTGAAGATAGGGAAACTGGGTTTTGCACCGGAAGTCGATATGCATGCCTGGCAGCAGCAACGATTTATGCAGGATTTTGGCCCGCTGGAAGGGCTGCAATATGCGCTCGAAAAAACCTGGCAGGGCAGTCGTCTGACTTTAGTGATGTTCTGGAAAATGCTGACGGGTGTGGTTTCTATCAAGCAGGTAAGTGGCCCGATTACGATTGCAACCTTTGCAGGGGAAAGTGCACGACTGGGTTTGAGCACTTTCCTTGAATATCTTTGTGTCATCAGTATCAGTTTGGGGGTATTAAACCTGCTGCCCCTGCCGGTGCTTGATGGCGGGCATTTGATGTATCATACGGTAGAATTTTTAACTGGGCGGCGTTTGCCTCCCGGTGCTGAAGCGTTTGGTCAGCAGATTGGCATTATCTTGTTGTTAGGCTTGATGTCTCTGGCTCTTTATAACGACATCCATCGACTTTTTCTTGGTTAG
- the bamA gene encoding outer membrane protein assembly factor BamA — MKLKSINLLLAAALSGIAFPTWAVEPFVIRDIRVEGLQRTDAGTIFNYLPVKVGDRFDDDRAQEAIKALFATGFFNDVRVESNGQVLIVTVDERPTIAQINVNGSKMLDKDQIKSALKSQSFAEGRIFDQSVLDAAVQEIKQQYYSRGRYSVVVKTEVTKLERNRVGVQLDISEGEVARIQQINIVGNKAFSEDDLLDMLSQTTGGWLTWYTKADQYSKQKLSADLEKLRSWYMDRGYIEFNVESTQVAISEDREGIFLTLNLTEGKQFEVSDVKLLGDTVIDPVILKKLITLNTGEVFSRESLNRSIAAITDTLGEQGYAFANVNAVPEIDQKNNKVAFTLYIDPGKKTYIRRINVNGNSQTRDVVVRRELRQLESAAYDGAKIKRSKQRLEQLDYFAEIAVDTPLVPDTADQVDMNITVTEKKSGNFNIGAGYGQSEGVVLVLSLSQSNFLGSGKQFAIDVNSSSSNKVYSLGVTNPYATPDGVSVGWNVYRRDTDPSRVDLGQYTTSSYGFGSNFSLPLTESNRIGFGLGYESLAIQADASAPQHVLDFVNNQGARNKTFPVSVNWGRDTRNSASYPTSGWLLSLNGEITAPFSDIDYYKISSRSQYFVPIGKEMSLMWNVEGGYGHSYGNNIYPFYKNFYAGGVGSIRGFRSGSVGPIDSHGDGMGGDKRIVNNFEFFFPIPGLKDDRSTRLSVFADSGAVWGPGSRPDLSDLRYSAGVAFTWVSPVGPIKLSWAAPFNAQPTDRVERGLQFQLGQVF, encoded by the coding sequence ATGAAATTAAAATCGATAAACCTGTTGCTAGCCGCTGCCCTTAGTGGCATTGCTTTTCCTACCTGGGCGGTTGAGCCATTTGTGATCCGCGATATTCGTGTTGAGGGGCTGCAACGGACCGATGCCGGAACAATCTTTAATTATTTACCGGTTAAGGTAGGGGATCGCTTTGATGATGATCGAGCACAAGAGGCAATTAAAGCTTTATTTGCCACCGGTTTTTTTAATGACGTGCGTGTTGAATCAAACGGTCAGGTGCTGATTGTTACGGTTGACGAGCGGCCTACCATTGCACAAATTAATGTCAATGGCTCCAAAATGCTGGACAAAGATCAGATTAAAAGTGCCCTCAAAAGCCAGAGTTTTGCGGAAGGGCGCATCTTTGATCAGAGTGTGCTGGATGCCGCAGTCCAGGAAATTAAACAGCAATATTATTCACGCGGCCGTTATTCCGTAGTTGTTAAGACAGAAGTGACCAAATTAGAGCGTAATCGCGTTGGCGTTCAGCTGGATATTTCCGAGGGTGAGGTGGCACGTATCCAGCAAATTAATATTGTTGGAAACAAAGCTTTTTCCGAGGATGATTTGCTCGATATGCTGAGCCAGACAACCGGCGGCTGGCTAACCTGGTATACCAAAGCGGATCAGTATTCGAAACAAAAGTTGTCTGCTGATCTGGAAAAATTACGTTCCTGGTATATGGATCGGGGCTATATAGAATTTAATGTTGAATCCACTCAGGTTGCTATTTCCGAAGATCGTGAGGGCATTTTTCTTACTTTAAACCTTACTGAGGGTAAGCAGTTTGAAGTGAGTGATGTTAAATTGCTGGGCGACACTGTGATTGACCCTGTTATTTTAAAGAAACTGATTACTTTAAATACAGGTGAAGTGTTTTCGCGTGAAAGTTTGAACCGATCAATTGCCGCTATTACAGACACTTTAGGTGAGCAGGGTTATGCCTTTGCTAATGTGAATGCCGTGCCTGAAATAGATCAGAAGAATAATAAAGTTGCATTTACTCTCTATATTGATCCGGGTAAAAAAACTTATATAAGACGAATTAATGTGAACGGCAACTCTCAGACCCGTGATGTGGTTGTTCGCCGTGAATTACGCCAGTTAGAATCAGCAGCTTATGATGGCGCAAAAATTAAACGCTCCAAACAGCGCTTGGAACAGCTTGATTATTTCGCTGAAATTGCTGTTGATACCCCGCTGGTGCCTGATACAGCCGATCAGGTGGATATGAATATCACCGTGACGGAAAAGAAATCAGGCAACTTTAATATTGGTGCCGGTTATGGGCAAAGTGAAGGCGTTGTTTTGGTTTTATCGCTTTCCCAGAGCAATTTTCTGGGTAGTGGTAAACAATTTGCAATTGATGTGAATTCCAGCTCATCTAATAAAGTCTATTCACTGGGAGTGACCAACCCTTATGCAACACCTGATGGTGTTTCTGTGGGTTGGAATGTGTATCGCCGTGATACAGATCCTTCACGTGTGGATCTGGGTCAGTACACTACATCGTCTTACGGTTTTGGCTCGAATTTCAGCCTGCCGTTAACAGAAAGTAACCGGATCGGTTTTGGCCTGGGCTATGAAAGCCTTGCAATTCAGGCTGATGCTTCTGCCCCGCAGCATGTACTGGATTTTGTGAATAATCAGGGTGCCAGAAATAAAACATTCCCGGTTTCTGTAAATTGGGGACGCGATACCCGAAACAGTGCTTCTTATCCGACATCAGGCTGGTTGCTGAGCCTCAATGGCGAGATTACCGCACCATTTTCCGATATTGATTATTACAAGATATCCTCCCGGAGCCAGTACTTTGTCCCGATTGGTAAAGAGATGAGTCTGATGTGGAACGTGGAAGGGGGATATGGCCACTCTTATGGCAATAATATTTATCCCTTCTATAAAAATTTCTACGCTGGTGGAGTGGGCTCCATCCGGGGCTTCAGGTCTGGGTCGGTTGGCCCGATCGACAGCCATGGCGACGGCATGGGGGGGGATAAGCGAATCGTGAATAACTTCGAGTTTTTCTTCCCGATTCCAGGCCTGAAGGATGACCGCTCCACTCGTCTGAGTGTATTTGCTGATTCTGGTGCGGTATGGGGGCCTGGTTCGAGGCCGGATCTTAGCGATCTTCGCTACTCCGCAGGGGTTGCGTTTACTTGGGTTTCTCCGGTAGGCCCTATTAAATTAAGCTGGGCAGCGCCGTTTAATGCTCAGCCGACAGATCGTGTTGAACGCGGACTTCAATTCCAATTGGGTCAAGTATTCTGA
- a CDS encoding OmpH family outer membrane protein, with protein sequence MLKWPSAVLLAMGFVFVSNVFAADMRIGFVDTERILREASPAVRAAKKIEREFDSRKADLQKISAQGKALQQLLDKGALAEADRRVKERELIKLNQDFQRMQREFNEDMNVRRNEELSGLQERVNTAIAQIATSEKYDLILQEVAWRSPRIDITDKVLKLLVDK encoded by the coding sequence ATGTTGAAATGGCCAAGTGCTGTATTGCTGGCAATGGGTTTTGTATTTGTTTCCAATGTATTTGCTGCAGATATGCGAATCGGTTTTGTAGATACTGAACGAATTTTACGGGAAGCATCTCCTGCGGTGAGGGCGGCTAAAAAGATAGAGCGTGAGTTTGATAGCCGGAAAGCCGATTTGCAAAAGATTTCGGCTCAGGGGAAAGCGCTGCAACAGCTCCTGGATAAAGGGGCCCTTGCAGAAGCGGATCGCAGAGTTAAAGAGCGTGAGCTTATCAAGTTAAATCAGGATTTTCAGCGTATGCAGCGTGAGTTCAATGAAGATATGAATGTACGCCGTAACGAGGAATTATCCGGTTTACAAGAGCGGGTCAATACGGCTATTGCGCAAATTGCGACGAGTGAAAAGTACGATTTAATTTTGCAAGAAGTAGCATGGCGTAGCCCTCGTATTGATATTACGGACAAAGTATTAAAGCTTTTAGTGGATAAATAA